A region of the Roseiflexus sp. RS-1 genome:
TGTGACCGCGCTGGCGCTGCTGCGCATGTATGGGCAGATGTTCCATGGGCAGACGAACGAACGCAGCGCTATGCCCGACATGCGTCTCGCCGGACGCGAGTTCCTGGCAGTTGCACCGCTGCTGATCGCGCTGCTGATCCTTGGCATCTACCCGGCGCCGATCATGGACCTGTCGAACCAGACGGCAACCGCGCTGGCGAGAGTATTCCTGCCGTGAACGGCGATATGCAACAGGACGACGTATGAACCTGATCGATCTGCCGACGAATGTTCCCTGGCTCAGCCTGATATGGCTCAGCCTGGTGGCGCCAACGCTCATCATCGCGCTGTTGAAGCCGGAACAAAAGCGTGAAATCCGCATCGTTGGCGCAGTCTTCTCGTTCATCTCACTGGCGCTGACGCTGCTGGTGTATCTCGCGTATGACTACCGCAGTCCGCAGCAGTTTCAGTTCCTCGAAGAAGTTCCCTGGCTGCCGGAACTCGGCATCAACTATATCCTTGGCGTTGATGGCGTCAGCCTGCCGATGTTGCTGCTCAACGGTCTGGTCATTTTCACCGGTGCGCTGATCAGCTGGAATATCGAAGAACGGACGCGCGAATACTGGGCGCTACTGTTGCTGCTGGCTGCTGGCGTATACGGCGTCTTCGTGTCGCTCGACCTGTTCCTGCTCTTCATCTTCTATGAACTGGCGGTGCTGCCGATGTATCTGCTGATCGGCATCTGGGGGAGCACGCGCAAAGAGTATGGCGCGATGAAACTGACGCTCTACCTGATGGGCGGGTCGGCGTTCATCATTCTGGGCATGGTCGCCGTCTACTACAGCGGGACGCTGCGCACTTTCGATATGCGCCTGCTGGCGCAATCGGCGCTGTTCAGCCGCGATGTTCAGATCGTCTTTTTCGTGCCGCTGTTCCTTGGGTTCGCAGTGCTGGCGGGCATGTTCCCGTTCCATACGTGGTCGCCGACCGGACACGTCGCCGCGCCGACGGCGGTTTCGATGCTGCACGCCGGTGTGTTGATGAAACTGGGGGCGTATGGCTGTCTGCGGGTGGCGATGTGGATCTTTCCCGAAGGCGCCAGTTACTGGTTGCTGCCGATTGCCATCGCCACGCTGATCAATGCGGTGTATGGCGCATCGATCGCCATGACGCAGCGCGACTTCAAGTTCATGATCGGGTATTCGTCGGTCAGCCACATGGGGTTGACGCTTATGGGGCTGGCGGCAGCCAATACCATCGGCATAACCGGCGCGGTGCTGCAAATGTTCGCCCACGGCGTGATGACCGCCCTCTTCTTTGCGGTTGTCGGGCGGATGGTGTATGACCGGACGCACACCCGGCAGTTCCCGGAACTCGGCGGTCTCTTCAATGTGATGCCCTTCGCTGCGATTGTGTTCATCATCGCCGGGCTGTCGTCGATGGGGATGCCGGGGCTGGCAGGCTTCTGGGCGGAGTTCAACATTTTCATGGGCATGTGGCAGCGATTCCCGCTGATTGCGGTGCTGGCCGGCA
Encoded here:
- a CDS encoding complex I subunit 4 family protein is translated as MNLIDLPTNVPWLSLIWLSLVAPTLIIALLKPEQKREIRIVGAVFSFISLALTLLVYLAYDYRSPQQFQFLEEVPWLPELGINYILGVDGVSLPMLLLNGLVIFTGALISWNIEERTREYWALLLLLAAGVYGVFVSLDLFLLFIFYELAVLPMYLLIGIWGSTRKEYGAMKLTLYLMGGSAFIILGMVAVYYSGTLRTFDMRLLAQSALFSRDVQIVFFVPLFLGFAVLAGMFPFHTWSPTGHVAAPTAVSMLHAGVLMKLGAYGCLRVAMWIFPEGASYWLLPIAIATLINAVYGASIAMTQRDFKFMIGYSSVSHMGLTLMGLAAANTIGITGAVLQMFAHGVMTALFFAVVGRMVYDRTHTRQFPELGGLFNVMPFAAIVFIIAGLSSMGMPGLAGFWAEFNIFMGMWQRFPLIAVLAGISIPITAGYILLAVYRVFFGELKNPEFRRLPGLTTPEYVAGAILAAVLIVSGIYPAYLTEPIEASVRPIAEALARAGALGMAGR